Proteins encoded within one genomic window of Dehalococcoidia bacterium:
- a CDS encoding PGF-pre-PGF domain-containing protein — MALAAASLSNSAAAGAVIANAAATNAVAMGNALAVAAVSNPTAMGASLASAATTNATSLGVALATAAAGNAEAMGTAFANAAVLNAAAMGSALASSAGTNPVATGNALAASAAANPTATGQALATSAATNPGATGQALVTSATTNGQATSQMVIASAASNPIATSGALATGIAINPQALANIGNFMTVESFTPETTPSTGASPSGTGTWAPVGSPAPIKAILAKFARTIPGAHVKVEDVLLLPSGVPSLPSGQVVSEYVRLTPENFQNSDLVASHTTFFVEKSWLGTNQIHPWSIRFNRYDEARNIWVPFVGKLVQDDAQRLYYSVAPPGYSLWAISGGSEAPAPTTRVDNLTISPSPAQEGQSVTVGVNVVNTGRSSVDYNATLWLNSEVESSRTVTVPVASSLPVTFTIQPKAGAYTVRIDRLQGNLTVQAQPATPTPVATSVPTPAPTATSAALPTATPAPAATPTPVPATPTPVPPTATPAPAPTATPAPTATPAPRPTATPVPPTVTPASTATPVPQTATPAPAPTATPTPAPPPPPPPPSFPWGLVVGIVIAAAVIVVVVVLVSRRPRT, encoded by the coding sequence GTGGCCCTGGCTGCTGCCTCACTGTCAAACTCCGCCGCGGCCGGCGCGGTCATCGCAAATGCCGCGGCAACGAATGCCGTCGCCATGGGCAACGCCCTCGCCGTGGCTGCCGTGTCCAACCCTACAGCGATGGGAGCATCGCTGGCCAGCGCGGCTACGACCAACGCCACCAGCCTCGGTGTCGCCCTGGCGACCGCCGCGGCCGGCAACGCGGAAGCCATGGGCACGGCATTCGCAAACGCCGCCGTCTTGAACGCCGCGGCGATGGGTTCGGCCCTGGCCAGCTCCGCCGGCACGAACCCCGTCGCCACCGGCAACGCCTTGGCGGCGAGCGCGGCTGCCAACCCCACAGCCACGGGACAGGCGCTGGCGACCTCCGCGGCCACGAACCCGGGCGCGACGGGACAGGCCCTGGTGACCTCCGCCACGACCAACGGCCAGGCCACGAGCCAGATGGTCATAGCAAGCGCCGCCAGCAACCCCATCGCCACGAGCGGCGCCCTCGCGACGGGTATAGCGATCAACCCGCAGGCCCTGGCGAACATCGGCAACTTCATGACGGTGGAATCGTTCACGCCGGAGACGACCCCGTCCACGGGTGCGTCTCCGTCGGGCACCGGCACATGGGCGCCCGTCGGCTCGCCCGCGCCAATCAAGGCCATCCTGGCGAAATTCGCACGGACGATTCCCGGCGCTCACGTCAAGGTAGAGGACGTGCTGCTGCTCCCGTCGGGCGTGCCATCGCTCCCCTCCGGCCAGGTCGTCAGCGAATACGTGCGCCTCACGCCGGAGAACTTCCAGAACTCCGACCTCGTCGCGTCGCATACCACGTTCTTCGTCGAGAAGAGTTGGCTGGGGACAAACCAGATACATCCCTGGTCCATCCGCTTCAACCGATACGACGAGGCCCGGAACATCTGGGTGCCATTTGTCGGGAAGCTGGTGCAGGATGACGCCCAGCGGCTGTACTACAGCGTGGCGCCGCCGGGCTACTCCCTGTGGGCCATCTCCGGCGGCAGCGAGGCCCCGGCCCCCACCACGCGGGTGGACAACCTAACCATCTCCCCGTCCCCCGCGCAGGAGGGACAGAGCGTGACCGTTGGAGTGAACGTGGTCAACACGGGCAGGTCCTCCGTGGACTACAACGCCACCCTGTGGCTCAACTCCGAGGTCGAGTCCAGCCGCACCGTCACGGTGCCCGTGGCGTCGTCGTTGCCCGTCACCTTCACCATTCAGCCCAAGGCCGGGGCCTACACTGTACGCATTGACCGGCTCCAAGGCAACCTGACAGTGCAGGCACAACCCGCCACGCCTACTCCCGTCGCCACCTCTGTGCCGACTCCCGCGCCGACCGCGACGTCCGCCGCGCTGCCGACGGCCACGCCCGCGCCGGCTGCGACGCCGACGCCGGTCCCGGCGACGCCCACGCCCGTGCCGCCGACCGCGACGCCCGCGCCAGCGCCGACCGCGACGCCAGCGCCAACGGCCACGCCCGCACCGCGCCCGACGGCCACGCCCGTCCCGCCAACCGTAACACCCGCGTCGACGGCCACGCCTGTCCCGCAGACCGCCACGCCCGCGCCCGCGCCGACCGCCACGCCGACTCCGGCGCCCCCGCCTCCGCCACCTCCCCCTTCATTCCCCTGGGGGCTTGTCGTGGGCATTGTCATTGCGGCGGCGGTGATTGTAGTCGTCGTAGTGCTCGTATCACGCCGTCCCAGGACATAG